The genome window TACCATATCTCAAAAGCCTAACTACTCATGTCCAGGCTTGTGGGCCAACAATCTATTTCAAAGGAACATGGAAGCCATTGGAGTCTAAAATTGTCTTCCAACGAAATCATTACAAGCTGTATCATCTAAATATGTGTGTACATCAATGTAAAGCAACCCAAATCTCCCAATACTCAAATTATGAAGCAGTAAAAGATAATCACTCAGTGTAACATCCTCTATGGATAAAAGGTGAATGCAAACTAATATGCACGTCTATGTACCAGTAATTCCAATGACATGGTCATTGATGAGACTAAAAGCCCAAGCTTCTCTGCATCCTTCcaaaaccattaaaaaaatcatttttccaGGCAAGCAATGAAGAAATCATGATCTAACTGATGACCAAGAATAAACCATCAAAGCACTTGAATccatggaaaaacaaaaatctaAGTCAATTACTTATGAATTGCACATAAATCGGACAAGGTCATGCCTGAGTAAATGGTTATTGCTTCAAAATTAAAGCGGTAAATGAATTAGTATTGAACTACAGGCATCACCGCCAAATCAAGAGAATTACACAAACAAAAGTAGCAAATGTACTATCTTTTACCTCAACAACTTCAGTTCCTCCATTTTGAATACGATCAGTTAAGTAGTCGATCTCTTTTGGATTGAAAGACAAATGAGGTTTAACCTATAACATGGACCAAAAAGTTTGATAAAATGACAAAGGTGCACAATAGGATTTTGATAGTAGGCATTTAGATGAGATCatgcaaaagagaagaaaatttggAAAGATGCTTTCTTAAACCTGAGATAGAAGAGGTAGAATTGTAATTCCTGCATGACCCCCGACCACTGGAACATCCACATCCCTTGGATCAAGACCCAACACTTCCGCCTACAGTGAACACAAAGAACAGAAAAGAAGAGACATTAAAtataagaaacaaaagagaacatagataaattaattattcttcCATAAGAAGACCAGAAAAGCAGCCACATAACCATCTCTTGCTAACACCAAAACACAACCTGGAATGTATAGTAACAAGACTGTGCAGATACCTTTCGATATTTGCAATAGCATAGTTCATGAACATAGATGACCAAGCAGTAATGAACTAATGATTGTAATAATAATTCACAGTGCTATTTCACGTCTTCCTCAGGAGCCAGGGCACCAAATCACTAAGGTTGTGCTGGGGCTTGCCAATAATTCATAATGACAGCATACAGAATTGGCTTCATGTCTTTCAGTAAGACTACATTTTCCTCTTTGTGTAAATATAAGACTACATTGCCTATTGTAGCATCAAGTGAAACGAAGATACCTACTTCTCATCCTTTTTCAAATTAACAATCATGTAAACAAACAGGAAACATACTGCGAATGTGAAAGACAACGGAAGATTTGAAATGCATACCACAAAAGTATTAGCTCTGACAACATCAAGCATTGTAACCCCCATAAGCTTCCTAGGATCATAAGTTCCAGCTTTCTTGAAGACCTCTGCCGCAATAGGTACCGTGGAGTTGACAGGATTGCTGATCAAGTTGACGATAGCATTCGGGCAAGACTTTGCAATTGCTTCACAAAGGTTCTTGACAATTCCTGCATTGATGTTGAACAAATCATCCCTAGTCATTCCTGGTTTTCTAGGGACACCAGCAGGAATGATCACAAGGTCCACACCGTGGAGAGCATTCTCCAATTCAGTTTGCTTCAGAAACCCACGTACCTAGATATGAAAGACCATTAATTCAGTTCCAAAGCTCATTGTGTAGATTTTAATCACAACGCTATCATACCAACTATTATCATGATATGAATAAacttaatcaatcaaatatGAAATGTAAAAGTTGCTACAAACATTtccaaaataaatcaaaatcaaatcccTAAACATCACGCTGGACCTTGTCTGATTTTTGGTCATCGGAATTGCATCTCTAAACTACTTAGCACTCTCAACTAACGAATTGAACTACAGATAGCCAATCATTGCACAAAGTTCCAGACGCAGCTACAAGCAGTACGACTAATATCAAACCGAAACAGTTTCAACCCAGTTTTGCAAACGCAGACGCCAAATTCTCAGatcgaaagaaagaaaaggagtgAATGTGAACTAACCACAGCACCAGTGTCCATGTGACTGATATCAGCGGTAACACCAGGGGTATTGACGACATCATATAAATGAAGAACTGAAACCAGTGGATTCATCTTCATCAACATGGCTAATGGCTGCCCTATGCCCCCTGCAGCCCCCAGTATCGCAACCTTAAACCCCGAGGACCCACCTTTCGCCCGGCAATCCACCAGCCTCAAACCCGAATCTTCTTCCATCTTTTGCACCGATTTTCAACATCACGAAAGAAAACcaacaaagaaataaacaaaacaacatCACTAGATCCGCAGAATCACAATGAATCCACAAACCAGAATTAGGACCCACGATGTCAAAAGCGACTAAGTTTTccaattgatgaagaagaaaaaaacctgAAGCGTAGGAGGGCGAAGGTGAGCTGCAATTCTGGCAATTCGTTCGTTGGCTTCTGAAGTAGAGGGCTGCATCTTCGTTAGCTTCAGTTGGGCACGAGAAAATGAGGAGTAACGTAGAAGGTCTtgtagttaaaacttaaaaagggGTGATTTTGGGCTGTCCGTATCGGGAAATGTGAAGGATCAATCTTATCTGATCCTATTTTGCTGCTGCTCTTCGATGATGTTACTGTTGCTTCCTTTGCGTCACCAACCTTCCACCCTCTTCATTCATACCtgctcttttattttctttttattcctTCTTTGGAgatatatcattttaaaattgacACCGATTTCTGTTTTGTACtactaaaataaaaatagagaTATCCTGCTTAGCCCACCTCAACCTGGCCCATCAAGGCGATGGGCTGGGCTACAACTTTGGGCCAATACCAATAGTCTCATTTTGCTTGAATGATGGACCAAGGGAACGAAGAATTGAATAGGGCGGCCATTGCAGTGCTGGCCCAGCTCTCGTCCACGGACAGCCCTGCGGCCTGCACCATCCGAAACGCCAAaggttttttcttgttttttttttatagataaattgaaattttcaattGGCTTACATACGGTGTCGTTTCTGCTGATGTCTGagttcaaaatttaaatttcgAAACGGGATCCGTGGAGAACGGACAAATCAGGGTTAAATTTAGGCGGGCCAAAAAGGCTCCACTCGCAACTGCATCTAACTATGGTTAATTAACCGAGGTTGTTTTTGCATCAGCATCACCATACTTGCCGCTCCATCTCTTTATATACCCGAAGATAGTGTGCCGCCGGCACAGCAATTGAAAGCCATTTGCTTCAAAGGGAGGCGTCTCAGCGTCTTGATAAACGCCAGTGACTTTTCTTCTCTTCGTCTATTCCGTTATCGAATCGTCCGACAATGAGGGAGTGCATTTCGATCCACATCGGCCAAGCAGGTATCCAGATCGGCAATGCCTGCTGGGAGCTGTATTGCCTTGAGCACGGTATTCAGGTATCCATCTCTCACTCTCGCTCCGTTTTGCTCCATTATGCATTTCTTGTACGGGTTCCTTTGATCCTTGTGTTGTTATTGGTAAATGTTGAAAGTGCTTGAAGTTACGCTGCCATTTGTTGCAGATCTAGTTTTATTGGTGTGCGTTAAGCTAGATCTGCTTACACATCATTTGCACTTGCATATTCAGCTCGAAATATAACCAGATCTAGGGCTTCTCTGCATTGTTTACTAGATCTCATCAGGAATTATATGTTGTCAACTAGCTTATGATGGTTTTATCCTTCCGATTTTTATATTCCACTTGTGCAGTCGCAGATCTGGCGTTTCTTTATCTTATTTGTTATGCGCAATTGTAAGTTGTGTGTGGCTCATATGTATCATTCACCGTATAATATGTAGAGTTATTTTTTGCAAGATTTCGGTTAATAGCATCGAAGTTCTCGACATTCACTTGAAGCTTACTAACCGAGCACATTGGTAGAGTAACTGCTTAATCATTTTGATCGTTTGATCTGCATTTGTTTCTGTTTGAGATCTTTCTTTATGGATAATAAATAAACCTTGTAGTAAAGCATCACATTACAATCTAATCGTGGAAGTTTGAAGAATGCTCTTGGCTATGCAATTAAGCTTATGATATTAAGGTTTGGACATTGCATTTCATTTCACTGCTTGGTGTTGGCTTGCTCTTTATACACCATCTGGTTCAGTTTTGTATATATTGGATTTGCTGGATACCCTCCATTTTGTTCATCCTATCTTGTTCATTTTATATTTGCCCTTTAAAATTGTTCTGTTTTGGTAGTTTATTTTTAGTGTCCTGCCTGACTTGGTGTAGTTCACATTACTGTTGCATCGATTGGGTTTTGGTTTCTGGTAGTGTTCTGTTTTTGTAGAATTTCTTAGACATTATATCTTTCTTGTGCAGCCTGATGGCCAGATGCCAAGTGATAAGACTGTTGGGGGAGGTGATGATGCCTTCAACACCTTCTTCAGTGAGACTGGTGCTGGAAAGCATGTTCCTCGTGCTGTTTTTGTAGATCTAGAGCCCACTGTCATTGATGAAGTAAGAACTGGTACATACCGTCAACTCTTCCACCCTGAACAGCTTATCAGTGGCAAGGAAGATGCAGCCAACAACTTTGCACGTGGCCATTATACCAGTAATGTTCTGAACTATACATTTGGTTACATTATTACTCTTCTAAGTGTCATATGGTAATATCTTCCTTTGATAACAGTTGGTAAAGAGATTGTCGACCTTTGCTTGGATCGCATCCGGAAGCTTGCAGACAACTGCACTGGTCTACAAGGATTTTTGGTGTTCAATGCTGTTGGTGGGGGTACTGGTTCTGGTCTTGGATCTCTTCTTCTGGAACGTTTGTCAGTGGACTATGGCAAGAAATCTAAGCTAGGGTTCACTGTCTACCCTTCCCCACAAGTTTCAACTTCAGTTGTTGAGCCTTATAACAGTGTGCTGTCCACCCACTCTCTTCTGGAACACACTGATGTTGCTGTGTTACTAGACAATGAGGCAATATATGATATCTGCAGACGCTCTCTTGACATTGAGCGTCCAACATACACCAACCTGAATCGCCTGGTTTCTCAGGTTTGTGTATTGTTCTTTATTTGATTAcaatttttgactttttcttgccTGTGTTATATGTGCCCTAAAGTTCTTTTTGCTTATTTCAGGTGATTTCATCCTTGACTGCTTCCCTGAGGTTTGATGGTGCCCTTAATGTTGACATGACTGAATTCCAGACTAACCTGGTTCCATACCCTAGGATTCACTTCATGCTTTCATCCTATGCTCCTGTCATTTCCGCTGAGAAGGCATACCATGAGCAGCTTTCAGTTGCAGAGATCACAAACAGTGCCTTTGAGCCTTCATCTATGATGGCCAAGTGTGATCCTCGCCATGGAAAGTACATGGCTTGCTGCCTGATGTACAGAGGTGATGTCGTGCCTAAAGATGTCAATGCTGCTGTGGCTACCATCAAGACCAAACGCACCATCCAATTTGTTGACTGGTGCCCAACTGGATTCAAGTGCGGCATCAACTACCAGCCACCAACAGTTGTTCCTGGTGGTGATCTTGCCAAGGTTCAGAGGGCTGTATGCATGATCTCCAACTCCACCAGTGTAGCTGAGGTCTTCTCCAGGATTGACCATAAGTTTGATCTCATGTATGCAAAGAGGGCTTTTGTGCACTGGTATGTTGGGGAGGGTATGGAGGAAGGTGAATTCTCTGAAGCCCGTGAAGATCTTGCTGCTCTTGAGAAGGATTATGAGGAGGTTGGAGCTGAAGGAGCTGAGGGTGAAGATGATGAGGGAGAGGAGTACTGAGGGGCATGATTTTTGCTctcattttgtgcttttggtctatgttttctgttttttcgTATGCAAAATAGTTTGTGGTTACTAAGTGCTTTCGGTTTCTCGCAGCAGTACATCCTTTGTGCTGCTTGCATTACCTGTTTTCTTGTGTGAGACATTAACTGCATTGCCTGTTTAAAGAAGCTGTATTTGCTAGTTCTTGTGACTGATAAATCTTAGCTACTGtggtttcttttttactttcctTGCTGAAGATCATGGGCTGAGTTACCCATGAAACTGTTGTAGTGTTACTGTTGACTGCTGACCCTTTGGGTTGCAACGTGCAGATTTGTGATTTTCAAGTTCTATGATCATGCttgctttcttgtttttttagcGACAAAAATTTCTTAAATGTCTCTTGTTGAATGGCTTATTCCCACTGCGGTAACTTTGTCTACTAAATTGGTTTTCATTATTGTACATGGGTTTGTTGTCAGGGACtaggttttaaaattttgaaaactcgTGTATTGCATTACTGAATTTGTGCCAGATATGGGGATGGGCAAAGCATCTTCCAATCAAAGGACTCGGAACCCAATAAATGGTATTATGTGGGGCATACACCTGCTCTTTCACATAACTAGTTCTGCCCGTCCAAGACTCTATGACTAGTTTGCAGGACATTGTCTAAAATGGCAATGGGTGGGGCATGTAAGGTTTACCTGCTTCTTGACTTGGCAAAAGAAAGAGGAAACAAGGTGttgaaaaaaatgttaaaaagatCATGCGACTACTCCAACGAATCGAAAGTTGAATTATCTTGGATAATGATTGATAAATACCCTTTAAGCCACAAAACATCTAAAgctcattcttctttttttaagggAAAATACAATTTATTGATATAAATTGTGTTCTACGACTAGTCTAACAATTGTCGAGCTTATATAGCACGttaattccttttcttttgaccTAGTATATACTCCACATTGAACTAAAATGGCATTGTCATCGTCTAATATACTAGTATGATTTATTCAATGATATAATATTGTcccaaatttgaaatttctccCTCAAATCTTTATCTAATCAGTTTACATCAGCAGTAAACCTATGTATATTGTCTTTAGATCGTTAAGAGGGTATTTATTGGCTATATTGTCTTTAACTAATCAGTTTAACTTGTGTAATCTATTTATTGAATTTGCAACCTCTAATGCCGATCGGGTTTTTAGTTAGGAGGATTGCAGAgagaccaaattttttttttttttcatgcggTAACTTGTCTCTCTTTCTCGTATTAAAATCTATGGTTTTCTAGATTTGACTTAAAAGAGGCTATTTAGGATCGATTAGCACAGATATATATCTCTACCAAACTAAATGATGCCATCAAATCTGTCATCGTATTTTATAGTATTAGAGGTTTAGAAGCCTAAGAACATCTCTTCAAAAATGGCAACCGTAAAAAGTGGACAAAAGTTCGGCTGGAATGTATCACTTGTTTAGGGTGATTGCTTTTTTTTGGGATATTACATAACGCaaatttacaatatatatatatgcactcaTATAGAAATTCTCACAAGTGAAATAACAAATGGGGTTCACTACTTTGATTCGCACATGTTTCAATTCAATGGTGAAATTGAGGTGCATAAGTTAATATAACTAACGAATGTacgcataagagaatttatatatgaCATCCGCaaagagaatttatatatagaataaaatttaataattgaataagaaaaaaaaagagaaaatattaaattgacCACCCATGAAAATCATAACATCGTGACGGTCAACGTGGACTGTCACATGACTTTTATAGCTGTTATTTATTTACTTCCTTAAGAAATCTCGCATAAGTCATAACGTCTCTAATCTTCTTTACGcgttatctctctctctctcgtctcTATATAAATCCTCTACTTGCGCTTTCTTCACAAGCAATTTTCTCTGGTCTTTAATGGCTTCCATTACAACAACGACAACGACAACAAAAATTACGCTAAACGACGTCGCAAGACCTCTGAAGAACAGACTCGTATGCTTCTCTTTTGCAGCCTACGCGAAATCCCTCATCGACCACCTTCAGTTCATCAACATACCCGTCCTTCCGGGTCTCACTGATCAAGAATTCTCTACGGTGGAATCGTCTTTTAACCTCTCTTTCCCTCCTGACCTCCGTTCCATTCTCCGCGAAGGCCTCCCAGTCGGCCATCACTTCCCTAATTGGCGCTCCTCTTCCGAACAACAACTTCGCATCCTCATAGACCTTCCGCGATTAAACCTTCTGAGGAACATTTCGACAAACAGCTTCTGGGTGGACTTTTGGGGGGACAAACCTGAAAGCATTGACCAAGCTGTAAAGAAGGCCAAGCTGTTTATTGATAAAGCGCCGCTTCTTGTTCCCGTATATAGGAATTGTTACATTCCTTCTACGCCGAACGTCGCCGGGAATCCGGTGTTTTATGTCGATGACCGGGAAGTGCGTGTTATAAGCTATGATGTGACAAGGTTTTTCCAGGAAATTGAGTTTCTTAAAATGGGTATATTCCGGTCGGTTGCGTTGGCCGATAGGTTAAAAACTGATGCTCCGGCTTGGGCGGCAACTGCGTCGAAAAGGATTGACTTCTGGACTGAGGTAGCTGAGCGAGGACGTAAAGTGGTGGCGCGTGAGGAGACGGACTGCTGGTGGGGTGGAGGTGATTTAGGGAGGTGTTTGGAGGAGGTTTTTTGGAGGTTGAGAGATGGAGGGTGGGGAGAAGAAGAGGTTcgggagatgatgatgatgatgatgatggacgGGTCTGATGACGGCGAGAGACGTGCAGTGAATGTTGAGAGTGTGGAGTGGCAGGTGAGAATTCTTGCAATTGTGTTATTGCGTGGTGGGTGGAGTATGGAAGACGTGGTGTACTCGCTTGATCTTGACGAAGAGCAGTATCCAAATAGCTGTTTCCTGGAGAATAGTGATCAATCAGTTGACGCAATTTCAGTCCCTTGAGGCATCTCTGTGATGCTGAGGTTTTCCCCATTTTCAAAGGTGATAGCAGCAGGTTGACATTTTGGTTTGATAATTAGTCCTTCATAATTACAACAAAatgatttgttttattttgctgTAAATACTAAATAGTATAGTTACCTTAAATAAATTTGGAAAATTAGATTTGACGAACCCGAGTAGCTCCGTTGATGAGCTGAATCCTATGTAATTTCGAATCCCGAATTCAAAACCCATCCCCTTCCTTGATCAAACAAATATTGATATACCTTCTGAAAGTCCACTTTAGTGACGAGTCTTGTGAGGCATTCAAAGTAAACGTCTTTatcgttgttgttgttgttgtcatgGGCAACAAGTACCCATGGAAGACTAATTTTGGTCATCAGAAATCATACTCCGGTCATGAACAACCACTATCGCCAAGAGGATGTCACCGACCAGGACCAAGCACATTACCTACCTTGTTATCATTGAATATCCCAGCAAACTGTTGGGGAAAGAATACTTTTTTCCTAGAAAATTTAGTTGCATGATTGCATTCAATAATTTAATTCATTAAGTTATCAACAATATGCGGAAAGTAAAGGACAAAAAACCGGAAGCATCCAGGATAAGATTGcaaacattttgttttttttcgaTAGGCTGGATGGGGAAAGTATGATCGGCTTTGTTTTTCTAACTTGTATGACAAAGCTTACGATGAATACGAGACTTCTGTAAGCCTTCCACGTGGACTTTGAATCCATGCATATGTTCATGTCAACAAAAAGACAACCAAGAATTCTTGGTTCGTCAATGTCACCAAAGATTTCCAGAGAAAATGGCCGGCAATTCTAGTGGTTAACACCATAGGGAACGTCATGGGAATAGAATACCAATTTCTCAcaagtcaaaagaaaaaatggtACTCACAAgtcaaaagaaaacatatatcCTGGAACTTAAATGGAAACCATAGAAAGATCTGTCAATTaaaaatgcaatttttttttctcccggTCTTTCTCCAGTATACGACATGAAGTTTGGTAAAATTTCAATCGTCATGGTGGCAAATTTTGCTTTGCGTACCTTCCCTTGTGGTCTAAGGCCAAGGACATCAAATATGGTAAAACGATAGTGAAGTTTAGTTCAACAAGTTAATCAACTATTAATCACATTACATTATAATTGTAGGGCTAACTCTTCAGCTGTCAGACATTGATCTGATCTAACTGACAAAAATCGAAAGCTGATACATACAGATTATACCACAATCTGTTTGTACTCGATGTGGTTTGGCAATTGGTGCAGTAATGGCTCCCGTTGTTCAGGTTCTTGTTTGGATTTGTTTTCCAATTGCTTATCCAATAAGCAAGGTGATATCAACTCTCCAATCGGTTCCTTAAATCTAATAAGCAGTCCCATTAGGACCCTGAATTTTGTTGGAATTTTCTGCGGTTGCCGGACCATTTGCTGGGGGAAGGCCACCATGCGCTTTTCCGCTGAGCTGAGTTGAAAAAGTGGGCTGATCTGCATGGTAATGATCAAATTTCCACCATCACTAATGTCAAAACAAATTTCAGTAAACTGATGAAACCCTTCTCCTTTCCTGGACTTAAAAACtacatttgtaaaaaaaaatatatataagataACTGAAAAAATCACAGGCAGAATGGTTTTCATTCTTTCGATTGATTAGTTGTTTACAACTTTTTGACCCAGCTGGTATAGACATGGTTATCTTCTGCAGACTGGAAAACGAGGGGAACTGACACAAGATGAAACAGCAATCATTGCTGGGGCACTTGAACTCACTGATAAAACTGCAAGGGATGCAATGACTCCCATATCTGAAACTTTTGCAATTGTAATTAATACCAACTTGACAAGTACGTTGAAATCTTCCTCAATATAAAGATAACTTCTTGTCCATTGGTTTGTTGCGGTAATGATCTGAAATACAGAACTCTATATAAGCAGGGATTTGATGAAGTTAATTTTGGAGAAAGTGCATAGCAGAGTTCCAGTTTATCATATGAGAAACCAACAAGCTTAATTGGGCTTCTGCTGGTAGTTGCTTGTTAGG of Tripterygium wilfordii isolate XIE 37 chromosome 13, ASM1340144v1, whole genome shotgun sequence contains these proteins:
- the LOC120011834 gene encoding malate dehydrogenase, glyoxysomal-like, yielding MQPSTSEANERIARIAAHLRPPTLQMEEDSGLRLVDCRAKGGSSGFKVAILGAAGGIGQPLAMLMKMNPLVSVLHLYDVVNTPGVTADISHMDTGAVVRGFLKQTELENALHGVDLVIIPAGVPRKPGMTRDDLFNINAGIVKNLCEAIAKSCPNAIVNLISNPVNSTVPIAAEVFKKAGTYDPRKLMGVTMLDVVRANTFVAEVLGLDPRDVDVPVVGGHAGITILPLLSQVKPHLSFNPKEIDYLTDRIQNGGTEVVEAKAGAGSATLSMAYAAVKFADACLRGLRGDSDVVQCAFVASEVTELPFFATKVRIGRSGVEEIYPLGPLNEYERVGLEKAKKELAASIQKGFSFINK
- the LOC120011833 gene encoding tubulin alpha chain-like, with product MRECISIHIGQAGIQIGNACWELYCLEHGIQPDGQMPSDKTVGGGDDAFNTFFSETGAGKHVPRAVFVDLEPTVIDEVRTGTYRQLFHPEQLISGKEDAANNFARGHYTIGKEIVDLCLDRIRKLADNCTGLQGFLVFNAVGGGTGSGLGSLLLERLSVDYGKKSKLGFTVYPSPQVSTSVVEPYNSVLSTHSLLEHTDVAVLLDNEAIYDICRRSLDIERPTYTNLNRLVSQVISSLTASLRFDGALNVDMTEFQTNLVPYPRIHFMLSSYAPVISAEKAYHEQLSVAEITNSAFEPSSMMAKCDPRHGKYMACCLMYRGDVVPKDVNAAVATIKTKRTIQFVDWCPTGFKCGINYQPPTVVPGGDLAKVQRAVCMISNSTSVAEVFSRIDHKFDLMYAKRAFVHWYVGEGMEEGEFSEAREDLAALEKDYEEVGAEGAEGEDDEGEEY
- the LOC120012592 gene encoding uncharacterized protein LOC120012592, whose translation is MASITTTTTTTKITLNDVARPLKNRLVCFSFAAYAKSLIDHLQFINIPVLPGLTDQEFSTVESSFNLSFPPDLRSILREGLPVGHHFPNWRSSSEQQLRILIDLPRLNLLRNISTNSFWVDFWGDKPESIDQAVKKAKLFIDKAPLLVPVYRNCYIPSTPNVAGNPVFYVDDREVRVISYDVTRFFQEIEFLKMGIFRSVALADRLKTDAPAWAATASKRIDFWTEVAERGRKVVAREETDCWWGGGDLGRCLEEVFWRLRDGGWGEEEVREMMMMMMMDGSDDGERRAVNVESVEWQVRILAIVLLRGGWSMEDVVYSLDLDEEQYPNSCFLENSDQSVDAISVP